The sequence GAGTGCTCATTAACACTAGAAAGTTTGCCTGGAACAAAGCAGACTATTAATCATAAGAGCTATTTTTAAACGATGCTACCTGTGACTCTACTTATTCCAAAAACCAATCTCACATTAGAAGTACAAGAAACCACTTTTAGCTATTTCTGAATACATCCACAGTAAACAGGCCCTTTTAGCCTATCTTCTACTTTAACAGATTGTCCAATAAGCAAATTTTGgtcaataaaaacaaaatgttctctttaaaagttaaaaaagtCACAGCTGACAAACACAATGTAACTTCTAAACAACTCCTTAGTTTCATGTCCTgtctctctcctcctcccacagctccagctttcAAGATGCTGACCAGTAATGAGCTACACCACACATCCATCACACCCACTATCTCAGGGGGAGGTGAGAGCACACAGGCTCTCTGGCGAGACTGTTCAAACCATGGATATAAAACTCAGAGGAAGGCAATGATATATGATGGGATTTTATCATCCCTAATACAGCTCCTGGCTTCCACCCTGCCGTAAGTAGACTGAAGAAGTACTAAAAGAGTGAACACCAACAGCACCCGGGTACAGATTGTTCCCTGGAAGGGAAGCAGTCAAACAGACAGTAGATTCATAGTAATATATTACAACTGTTACAAACCTTGAAAGCTTTTGGAAGGGGTCTTGTGCTATTGCTCCCACGGGATCCAGTCGTTATGGTGCCACTGGTCTACTTCTCTACCACGTGTTTTACACTTCTAACTCTCGTGGTGCCCCTCAACATTAAACTTAAATCAACTCTGAATGGTACCCAAACTATTTAtttatagaaattattttctataagCCTACTCTTAATGTACTGGGAGGCTCCTTTAATCATTCTGATTTCATAGTTCCTGCAATCTCCAATGCTGTGGTCGTACATTTTTCCCCTCCAACATAAAATATATCATGATATCCACACCTTATCTATACATCAACATTTCTACCATTTCCAATAGCAAGTAGATTGCACGTTCTCAAACCCAGATGcaaaattaaaagggaaaagGTAATAAATACTGCAAAgaacatgaaaggaaaaaaaaaattattgcaattaGTGTACAATAAGAATTTACTCCACATTGTCCATTTATTTTAACTGTTTATATAAGAGTCCTATCTCTATCGTTTAGCATGAAGGACACAAGAGTAGCAGAGGGAAAGTGGCATTGTATGAGATACCTTCTTTAAAGACAAAAGATTGGCTATCATATAAACATATTTGTTAAAAAACACAGTCAAGATTACTGAGCTTGAATACATGAACTGAGATATTCAGATTATACACCTTCAATGGCCAAAGAAACTTCCAAGGACAGTTCTAAGGAAAACATTGCTATTGGCCTCATTTAGCTTAGGAGAGAGCCAGAACTAAGATGTCATTGCCTTATTCAAGCCAAATGAAcggaaataaattaaaaaactgAATGTGATTACGGTaggcagaattttaaaataaaactgagtcattcttattttaaattattttgactgagtatttttattttaaattaaaaatatagtagaaattaaaattttgggCACTTGAACCCACCTCAGTTTCTGTTTCCTTGAGTGACACAATCTAGTTGTAAACACAAAAAAGTAGTTTTACAATGTCTACCATTAAGACAACtgtatttattgtattttaatataaaaaggTTGCTGCTGACTCAGGTTTTATTTCATGTACTTAAACTTAGCCCTGTGATATTTTGCAACTAGAAACATTGCAGTCATGCCAAAGCACAAAGAGGAACTAGAAAAATGCaacccattaaaaaaacccaacaaccaCAAATCCATTAAGTAACTGGCAAAGTGaaacagcaaagcaaacaaaccacaTCAATGgtgaaaatgcacaaaaatgttaaatattaaaTTGGCTTATATTTTAGTCATCTGAGGTATATAAGCAACACAGATAAGGGTTTTTTAAGAATATATTACTTTAATTTTGTCCCTTGAATGATAAATTTACAATGAAAATGACATGTCCAccattattttgaaatacaatGTAGTTACCAGCGTTTTCCTGAAAATGCCTTTCCGTTATACTTGCTTGTGGAAGTGGAGTAAATTCgacaaaaataaattcttatgcACATCCACCCTTAGGGGATTCATagtaaaatgaaacatttaaaattcaatAAATGTTGATAaaaattctataaaataaacattCCTTCTGGATCTCCTCAAACAAGATTTTCCTCAGCATATTGTCTAGTACACCACTTTaagaaacccaaaaaccccaacaaacaaaaaaaaaaaacaaccaaccaaccaaacaaacaaaaaaaaaaaaaaaaacaaactgaagaaaCAGGATCTATTTATTGAGAATGAGGCAAAAGGACACCATTGATAATGGCCTGATATTTTACCTCTTGTTGATTGGGATAATAATTTTCTCAGTGTTCAATATTGATATAAGTCCACTCCTAGAACTGTGTGGCCATTTATGttgggaagagcagagagggtGAATATATGCATGGCCAACTTCTGGAGCATTTTTTGATCCTCTGAAGCCCTTCTCCCTCTGAGGCTCCTCTCCCTAAGGCTGTCAAAGATGCTTGTGTCTACTCCTCCAATACTTGTCTCAGACACCTCAAGTGGAGatggttttatttaatttggaaGAGGAAAAATTTGCTCTGCTATCTCTCTGCACTCCCACAATGAATACTCAAGCATTAGTGGACAAATATATCAAATAAATATCAggaaaaaccacccaaaatatGGTAATGAAAAGAAAGTATATATTTTATGGTATGGTCAGGAAGATATTCAAAGCCTCCACTGCTGCTTCTAGAAATGTCAGGGCAATTGAGAAATGTCAGTTCCTTTACTGGTTTCCAGATTGCAATTGAAGGATCATGTAGCTCTCTcgttctttctctctctttctctctctctaaaTAGGTCTATAAAGATCAGCTGGAAAGTGCAGACAGAATTGTTCACTGGTTAGCTTTACTTGGAGCTACAGGGTATATAtgtgctttgttttgccttATTGATCAATCTAGCTTATATTTTTagcacacacaaacaaaaatcaggaaaaataaaaagttgatGAAAAACACGAACAACACAAATAAGGTTCCAATCGTGCAAATTTTGCTTCACTGGATAAAGCACTTCTTGACACAGTAATGTCCAGAATCCCCCTCCCCCAGAAAAATACAGGACTGAGACTGAagccattctttttttttttccttttttttttttctttttttttttctttttttccttaaggcTATacaacacaaagaaataaagcaTGGAAGAACACCTCATTGGGCTGAACACTTCATTCTTCTGGCTCTGGAGTGAGCCTTTGACAAAGTAATTTTGTGGTCCGAGTTATTTGTTTCATCGGGACAACAacgagagaaagaaaaagaggtaaaaatgaaagagagataaaaataaaaacaataagaAAGTCAATGATCCCAACAATAAAATCCAAAATTGACTTTACAATCACAGGTACAAATTGCTCAGGTCGATAATTTCATTTCTCCTAAAGATCACTGTCGTCTAAAACTAATTAGAGGCGCAGGTTCCAAGGAATTGTCAATATTCAAAGCAAATGTTGGAGTTTAGAAGGTTATCATTCTTCTACCGTGACAGTCTGACGGGGTGACTGAAAATACTGTCATGTGCTGTCAAGTTCAGGGTGTCATTAACAATTGAATCCTTGCTCCGGCTCATGGATCTGTCTCCTATTTGGCCTTCTTTTATAGTGGAAAGACTAAGAAGCCAGAAAAGGTTGAATATTTCCACCCTCCCATGAGGTTACCCCTTTCCAGTTTGAGATGCACTTTGTCTTCTCTTTCCATGAGGAGCAAAACCCCATTGCTGGCTGCTTCTCTGGTGACGTCCTGATCCCCTGCAaaagctgaaatcactgggtaGCCGTTTTGCATTAAACTTACCTAAAAAAGTGCAAAGAGACAGAATCTGAGTTTTCTCAATACTCTCAATGGCTTTTTTTGCCCTGTGCACATCACAAAACTTTTGTACAAGTCAGAATCTAGGTTGAATTAAGATAAGGAAACAGGCAATGTGTGATTTCTGTCATGTATATAGACCCTTTAAAAATAACCCATAATCTCATTCTTCAACTTCTGcagtttttttaaatattagtcTAGAAATGagcatttgaagaaaaaaaaaaaaagaaaagaaaatgaaaggaaaggaaagacagCATCTTTTTTCAATTACAACCCACCTGGATGGTTTGTCTGTTATAGACCTTGACCACGTGGAAACTGAAACTATATATCCCTTTTCTTGGTGCTACAAATATACTGGAAGTAAGATCAAAATGGTTGCCAATATTAACTAATACCTGgaatataaacaaataaaacagaacaaagaaaaggagagagagagagagagagaaatcagaGAAATCAGACTCCACCTTAGGGAAACACCAGCAAAAATCTGACATGAGCTCAATGACCAACATAAAGCATAGTCAAAATGGCATTTGCAGCACAAGTGCATGGCAGGGGAATGGAATCAAGTTGCAGAGGCATTTAAAAGGCATCATAGTTAATAAAGCAATTTAGTTACACAAAAATTATCTCCAAAGCATGTCAGATGAAGTGCAAATGTCCACACTGAGCTGTCAATAAAGCAAAGGtggcagaaggaggaggaggaggagtgtgaaatggagggaaggagggagggaaaaaaaagtaggaaaaaataccaaaagTCATTATCTCATAATAGAAATGTATGGTTTTTAGATAGCACTACTGAAATCAGGGCTGGTCTCGAGTTGAACTAAAACTGCACTGCAGAGAGGGGCAAAGGAGGAGAGACGGCGCTCAGCAACAGCAACATCTGCCGGCTCatgtctctctgtccctctggaGGGCTGTGCCACTTGGCCCACACACGCTCCTCAGGAGGCTCGGATGGGCCTTTTCCTCCATCCGGGCAATAACATTAATTTGTCAtacatttcaattttttttttaaacaaaacaaaacaaaaaagaaaaaaaaaaaatgaagagttgAGCACGCCGCCAGATGTGCAAAGCCCCGTTCGGAAGCGGCGGCCGCACCCTGCCGATCCCGCCGATCTGACGGGGCCCTGGCTTTGGTTCAAAAGGCACCAGAAGGCTCGGGCGGAGGGCTGAGAACCTGCGGGTCGGTGGCGATGCCGTCCGGCGTGCGGGTGTGCCCGAGCCGGCCGCTCCGCCGTGCCCACCCCCGGGACACACCCGTCACGCTCAGTTTGCTGGCTAAAATTCtgctttaatgaaaaaatacgaagcaggagaaaaaaaaaaaaaaacaccattcCCCCCCTCCCACCCTCCACATCCCAAGCCTTTCCTCCCAAACAGCCAAAGTCTATATCTTCCCtcaaaaaaggaacaaaaaaatgaattaaa comes from Lonchura striata isolate bLonStr1 chromosome 1, bLonStr1.mat, whole genome shotgun sequence and encodes:
- the CBLN2 gene encoding cerebellin-2, whose product is MGRRRRGALPEPAGGCSCCLAAALPLLLLLLPAGCPVRAQNDTEPIVLEGKCLVVCDSSPSADGAITSSLGISVRSGSAKVAFSATRSTNHEPSEMSNRTMTIYFDQVLVNIGNHFDLTSSIFVAPRKGIYSFSFHVVKVYNRQTIQVSLMQNGYPVISAFAGDQDVTREAASNGVLLLMEREDKVHLKLERGNLMGGWKYSTFSGFLVFPL